The Acidimicrobiia bacterium genome window below encodes:
- a CDS encoding EAL domain-containing protein, with translation MGIEITGRKHRRSDETAGVRLRRSESRLHALLSDTDDAIGVFDRDGRLSYANPATERLLGRPVSSLLGAAPIDIVHPTDRARVVATARASSERVGETERVELRVHHQDGSWHTVAVAVTNRIDDPAVGGFVVTASDVTDRRLVESALAEVRARFHATFDDSPIGMALTTVDGRVLRANRALAQTLGMSEEALEGVSLVALSYHEDRDSVASALANAAAGYGAGDRSEQRWVHADGRPISARMSSSVVRGHDGQPIYLVTQIEDTSKHEENDRLLAHQAAHDPLTGLPNRSMFMEELRRALANGDRREQTAILFIDLDRFKVINDSLGHPAGDRILMTIADRLRATTRPNDIVARFEGDEFTVLCSGVSEESGARAVAARLVEAISKPVVITEGEVFVTASVGIAIAVGELETPETLLRNANAAMHRAKDEGRDRMECFASETHDQAVHHFRTANDLRRALERSELRLHYQPIVHLENARVTGFEALVRWEHPERGLVAPADFIGLAEETGLVVPIGAWVLEAACTQLVRWHEQGAHLAMSVNLAARQLAEPGLVSEVARILDATGVRPDAVWLELTESALMRDAEATITSLRALRDLGVQLAVDDFGTGYSSMAYLKRFPVSSLKIDRAFVDGLGRDADDTAICATVVGLAHSLGLRAVGEGVETTDQHSELRSLGCDYGQGYLFGRPQDASMWGSRPDVNGWSESGVVEE, from the coding sequence ATGGGGATCGAGATCACGGGGCGAAAGCACCGGCGCTCTGACGAGACGGCCGGGGTGCGGTTGCGACGCAGCGAGTCGCGCTTGCACGCCCTCCTCAGCGACACCGACGACGCGATCGGCGTCTTCGACCGCGACGGGCGACTCTCGTACGCCAATCCCGCGACCGAGCGACTCCTCGGCCGTCCGGTCTCTTCATTGCTCGGAGCTGCGCCGATCGACATCGTGCACCCGACCGATCGAGCCCGCGTCGTCGCCACGGCGCGGGCGAGCAGCGAGCGCGTCGGAGAGACCGAGCGTGTCGAGCTGCGCGTCCACCACCAAGACGGCAGCTGGCACACGGTCGCCGTCGCGGTGACGAACCGCATCGACGACCCGGCCGTCGGAGGATTCGTGGTCACGGCGAGCGACGTGACCGATCGCCGCCTCGTCGAATCGGCGCTGGCCGAGGTGCGCGCCCGCTTTCACGCGACCTTCGACGACTCACCGATCGGGATGGCCCTCACGACAGTCGATGGGCGGGTGCTGAGGGCCAACCGCGCGCTCGCGCAGACGCTCGGCATGAGCGAGGAGGCACTCGAAGGCGTGTCGCTCGTCGCGCTCTCGTACCACGAGGACCGCGACTCCGTAGCGAGCGCATTGGCCAACGCGGCTGCCGGCTACGGCGCGGGCGATCGAAGCGAGCAGCGCTGGGTGCACGCCGACGGTCGGCCGATCAGCGCGCGGATGTCGTCGTCAGTGGTGCGGGGCCACGACGGGCAACCCATCTATCTCGTGACCCAGATCGAGGACACGAGCAAACACGAAGAGAACGACCGGCTCCTCGCACACCAGGCCGCTCACGACCCATTGACCGGCCTTCCCAACCGCTCGATGTTCATGGAGGAGCTGCGCCGTGCACTCGCCAACGGCGACCGCCGCGAACAGACCGCGATCCTGTTCATCGACCTGGATCGCTTCAAGGTCATCAACGACAGCCTCGGGCATCCGGCTGGCGATCGCATCCTCATGACGATCGCCGATCGCCTCCGAGCAACGACCCGTCCGAACGACATCGTGGCGCGCTTCGAAGGCGACGAGTTCACCGTGCTCTGCTCCGGAGTGTCGGAAGAGTCAGGGGCCCGCGCGGTCGCGGCCCGCCTCGTCGAGGCGATCTCGAAGCCGGTGGTGATCACCGAAGGCGAGGTGTTCGTGACGGCGAGCGTCGGCATCGCGATCGCCGTAGGCGAGCTCGAGACCCCGGAGACACTCCTGCGCAACGCCAACGCCGCGATGCACCGGGCGAAGGACGAGGGCCGCGACCGGATGGAGTGCTTCGCGTCGGAGACGCACGACCAGGCCGTCCACCACTTCCGCACTGCCAACGACCTCCGGCGTGCGCTCGAACGCTCTGAGCTGCGGCTCCACTACCAGCCGATCGTTCACCTCGAGAACGCACGGGTCACCGGCTTCGAGGCGCTCGTCCGTTGGGAGCACCCCGAACGCGGCCTCGTGGCACCAGCCGACTTCATCGGACTGGCCGAGGAGACCGGGCTCGTGGTGCCGATCGGCGCCTGGGTGCTCGAGGCCGCGTGCACCCAGCTGGTCCGATGGCACGAGCAAGGCGCCCACCTCGCCATGAGCGTGAACCTCGCCGCCCGCCAGCTCGCGGAGCCCGGCCTGGTGAGCGAAGTGGCGCGCATCCTCGACGCGACCGGCGTTCGACCCGACGCGGTCTGGCTCGAGCTCACGGAGAGCGCGTTGATGCGCGATGCGGAGGCAACGATCACATCGCTACGCGCGTTGCGCGACCTCGGGGTACAGCTCGCGGTCGACGACTTCGGCACCGGGTACTCTTCGATGGCCTACCTCAAGCGCTTCCCCGTGAGCTCATTGAAGATCGATCGTGCGTTCGTGGACGGGCTCGGACGTGACGCAGACGACACGGCGATCTGCGCGACCGTCGTGGGCCTGGCGCACTCCCTCGGGTTGCGTGCGGTGGGCGAAGGTGTCGAGACCACCGACCAGCATTCCGAGCTGCGCTCGTTGGGATGCGACTACGGGCAGGGCTACCTGTTCGGTCGTCCCCAGGACGCGTCGATGTGGGGCTCTCGGCCTGACGTGAACGGCTGGTCCGAGTCCGGAGTGGTCGAGGAATAG
- the meaB gene encoding methylmalonyl Co-A mutase-associated GTPase MeaB, whose product MSELAAQIIGGDRRALARGITLVESTRADHREEADALLTELMPRTGGAVRVGISGAPGSGKSTLIETLGLHLVDAGKRVAVLAVDPSSTRSGGSILGDKTRMEELTRRPEAFVRPSPTSGTLGGVARRTREALLLCEAAGFEVVLVETVGVGQSEVAVEGMVDCFVLLIAPGGGDELQGIKRGIMELADVVVVNKADGELATVAGVTASDYANAVRLIRPKTPPWEPRVVLCSALEGLGVDECWAAVEEHHRVLDEAGELGRRRAEQAKAWMWGELSAGLLERLRHDPTSAEATARLEADVVAGKIPPTVAAERVLDTFKG is encoded by the coding sequence GTGAGCGAGCTCGCAGCTCAGATCATCGGGGGCGATCGGCGCGCGTTGGCGCGCGGGATCACGCTCGTGGAGTCGACGCGTGCAGATCACCGCGAGGAAGCCGACGCGCTCCTGACCGAGCTCATGCCGCGCACCGGAGGCGCGGTGCGCGTCGGGATCTCCGGCGCGCCGGGATCGGGAAAGTCGACACTGATCGAGACGCTCGGGCTGCACCTCGTCGATGCGGGCAAGCGGGTGGCGGTCTTGGCGGTGGATCCTTCGAGCACGCGGTCGGGGGGTTCGATCCTCGGCGACAAGACGCGCATGGAGGAGCTCACGCGCCGGCCCGAGGCGTTCGTACGGCCGTCGCCGACGAGCGGGACGTTGGGCGGCGTGGCGCGACGCACTCGCGAGGCGTTGCTGCTGTGTGAGGCAGCCGGGTTCGAAGTGGTGCTCGTGGAGACCGTGGGCGTCGGACAGTCGGAGGTCGCAGTCGAGGGAATGGTCGACTGCTTCGTGCTGCTGATCGCGCCGGGTGGAGGCGACGAGCTGCAGGGGATCAAGCGGGGGATCATGGAGCTGGCCGACGTCGTCGTCGTGAACAAGGCCGACGGCGAGCTCGCGACGGTGGCGGGCGTCACGGCATCCGACTACGCGAACGCCGTACGCCTCATCCGGCCGAAGACGCCCCCGTGGGAGCCGCGCGTGGTGTTGTGCTCGGCGCTCGAAGGGCTCGGCGTGGACGAGTGCTGGGCCGCGGTCGAGGAGCACCACCGGGTCCTCGACGAGGCCGGGGAGCTGGGACGTCGCCGGGCCGAGCAAGCGAAAGCATGGATGTGGGGCGAGCTGTCGGCCGGCCTGCTCGAACGGCTTCGCCACGACCCGACCTCGGCCGAGGCGACGGCGCGGCTCGAGGCCGACGTGGTCGCAGGGAAGATCCCCCCCACCGTTGCCGCCGAACGGGTCCTGGACACCTTCAAGGGCTGA